A section of the Apodemus sylvaticus chromosome 10, mApoSyl1.1, whole genome shotgun sequence genome encodes:
- the Akap1 gene encoding A-kinase anchor protein 1, mitochondrial, whose translation MAIQFRSLFPLALPGMLALLGWWWFFSRKKDRLSSNNKQVETLKVGPAIKDRLPSDEACPGVLTVAPGVTQPPGKEEQRPVDKPSTEPPALPRTRQVRRRSESSGNLPSIADTRSQSGPCRDENAKVELSLMGDEAKSISLGCPLLPKDVSFPHEAVEGCKQDSALGKTAGRGWLSPYAALGEKARETGGTEGTGDAVLGENVPAEGLLSQECVSEVEKSEFPILAHGGGGGEEVSSGPPQVAELLKKEEYIVEKLPSSFVEPVHSELVKDEGASVPQVRGSNAADTDLPRELDKDETLPQNDQIEQTAFQIISQVISEATEEMRAITAGKTVAQVHPTSATQPNGQEESCVPASQETGLGQDTPDPASTRTGATASPSAEALPPKTYISCLSSPLSGPAKDQKPKISAHHISLAPCPPPVTPQRQSLEGASNPRGDDTFVTCTASNSQSVLSVTSLGQCPDPVSTSGLEDSCTETISSSGDKAITPPLPVSTEPFSNGVLKEELSDLGTEDGWTVDTEADHSGGSDGNSMDSVDSCCGRTKPDSPQSVQAGSNPKKVDLIIWEIEVPKHLVGRLIGKQGRYVSFLKQTSGAKIYISTLPYTQNIQICHIEGSQHHVDKALNLIGKKFKELNLTNIYAPPLPSLALPSLPMTSWLMLPDGITVEVIVVNQVNAGHLFVQQHTHPTFHALRSLDQQMYLCYSQPGIPTLPTPVEITVICAAPGADGAWWRAQVVASYEETNEVEIRYVDYGGYKRVKVDVLRQIRSDFVTLPFQGAEVLLDSVVPLSDDDHFSPEADAAMSEMTGNTALLAQVTSYSATGLPLIQLWSVVGDEVVLINRSLVERGLAQWVDSYYASL comes from the exons ATGGCAATCCAGTTCCGTTCACTCTTCCCCTTGGCGTTGCCTGGAATGCTGGCCCTCCTTGGCTGGTGGTGGTTTTTCTCTCGTAAAAAAGATCGGCTCAGCAGCAATAATAAGCAGGTGGAGACACTGAAGGTTGGCCCCGCCATCAAGGACCGACTGCCCAGTGACGAGGCCTGTCCTGGAGTCCTGACCGTGGCCCCCGGTGTCACACAGCCTCCTGGAAAGGAAGAGCAGCGCCCTGTGGACAAGCCTTCTACAGAGCCTCCAGCCTTGCCCAGGACTCGTCAAGTTCGCCGAAGATCAGAGTCATCGGGCAACCTCCCCAGCATTGCAGACACAAGGTCGCAGTCAGGACCGTGCAGAGATGAGAACGCAAAAGTGGAACTCTCCCTGATGGGGGACGAAGCCAAGTCTATTTCTCTCGGATGTCCGCTTCTCCCAAAGGATGTGTCCTTCCCCCATGAGGCAGTGGAAGGGTGCAAGCAGGACTCCGCACTGGGCAAAACTGCTGGGAGAGGCTGGCTAAGCCCGTATGCAGCCCTTGGAGAGAAAGCGAGAGAGACAGGTGGGACAGAGGGCACTGGAGATGCTGTGTTGGGGGAGAATGTACCTGCGGAAGGCCTGTTGTCCCAGGAGTGTGTCTCAGAAGTGGAGAAGAGTGAGTTTCCAATCCTGGCCCacgggggaggtgggggagaggaagTGAGCAGTGGCCCCCCACAGGTAGCCGAACTTTTAAAGAAGGAAGAATATATTGTTGAGAAGTTGCCAAGTAGCTTTGTGGAGCCAGTTCACTCAGAGCTGGTTAAGGATGAGGGTGCGTCAGTACCCCAGGTCAGAGGTAGCAATGCTGCAGACACAGACCTGCCTAGAGAACTGGACAAAGATGAGACCTTGCCCCAAAACGACCAGATTGAGCAGACTGCCTTCCAGATCATCTCCCAGGTGATCTCCGAGGCGACTGAAGAGATGCGGGCCATCACAGCGGGCAAGACGGTGGCACAAGTGCATCCAACCTCAGCTACTCAGCCTAATGGGCAGGAGGAGAGCTGTGTCCCAGCCAGCCAGGAAACTGGCTTGGGACAAGACACCCCAGATCCTGCTTCCACCAGAACAGGTGCCACTGCCAGTCCTTCAGCAGAAGCCCTGCCACCAAAGACCTACATAAGCTGTCTCAGCAGCCCTCTGTCAGGCCCCGCCAAGGACCAGAAGCCAAAGATCTCTGCACACCACATCTCCCTGGCTCCCTGCCCACCACCAGTTACGCCCCagaggcagtctctggaagggGCAAGTAACCCGAGAGGAGATGACACCTTTGTCACCTGTACAGCCAGCAACAGCCAGAGTGTCCTTTCGGTTACCTCCTTGGGGCAGTGCCCAGATCCTGTCAGTACTTCGGGGCTTGAAGACTCTTGCACAGAGACCATCTCAAGCTCCGGAGACAAAGCTATCACCCCACCACTGCCAGTCAGTACTGAGCCCTTCAGCAATGGGGTGCTGAAGGAGGAGCTGTCAGACTTAGGGACTGAGGACGGATGGACCGTGGATACAGAAGCGGATCACTCAGGAG GTTCTGACGGGAACAGTATGGATTCAGTGGATAGCTGTTGTGGGCGTACCAAGCCTGATAGTCCCCAGAGTGTCCAGGCAGGCTCCAACCCTAAGAAGGTTGACCTCATCATCTGGGAGATCGAGGTGCCAAAG CACTTAGTTGGTCGATTGATTGGCAAGCAGGGACGGTACGTGAGTTTTCTGAAGCAGACATCCGGTGCCAAGATCTACATCTCCACCCTGCCTTACACACAGAACATCCAGATCTGTCACATAGAAG GCTCTCAGCATCACGTAGACAAAGCTCTGAACTTGATTGGGAAGAAGTTTAAGGAACTGAACCTCACCAATATCTATGCGCCACCGCTGCCTTCGCTGGCACTGCCTTCCTTGCCGATGACGTCTTGG ctcATGCTGCCCGATGGTATCACTGTGGAAGTCATCGTGGTGAACCAGGTCAATGCTGGGCACCTATTTGTACAGCAGCACACGCACCCCACCTTCCATGCACTGCGCAGTCTGGACCAGCAGATGTACCTCTGTTACTCTCAGCCTGGAATCCCCACCCTGCCCACCCCAGTGGAAA TAACGGTTATCTGCGCTGCCCCTGGTGCGGACGGGGCCTGGTGGCGAGCCCAAGTAGTGGCCTCCTATGAGGAGACCAATGAGGTGGAGATTCGCTACGTGGACTATGGTGGATATAAGAGGGTGAAAGTCGACGTGCTCCGGCAAATTAG GTCTGACTTTGTGACCTTGCCATTCCAAGGAGCAGAAGTCCTTCTGGACAGCGTGGTTCCTCTGTCAG atgACGATCACTTTTCACCAGAGGCAGACGCAGCCATGAGTGAGATGACAGGCAATACAGCACTGTTGGCCCAG GTGACAAGCTACAGTGCAACTGGCCTTCCTCTGATTCAGCTGTGGAGTGTGGTTGGAGATGAA GTGGTGTTGATAAACCGGTCGCTGGTGGAGCGAGGCCTTGCACAGTGGGTAGACAGCTACTACGCCAGCCTTTGA